A single region of the Cucumis melo cultivar AY chromosome 3, USDA_Cmelo_AY_1.0, whole genome shotgun sequence genome encodes:
- the LOC103485693 gene encoding protein kinase STUNTED, with product MTISIIRKAPIILSRIQKNILTSSYNPGSISNHKMKFLQNGVARESFQVDSGRTVLVGMKLDSHSRELLTWALVKVAQPGDLVIALHVLGNDEIVNQDGKSSLLSLVKAFDSVLAVYEGFCNLKQVDLKLKICRGESARKILVREAKSYRATNVIVGTARKHHKIRSSTSVAKYCAKKLPKDFWVLAVHNGKVIFQREGCPVATGDCHGNEEQRHSNLLAAVYGSLGSSPKVQSGESFGSLLARDRDNLGIGKNSVQGFEKAILVGTDKQNCSICGSESSFVEQSAEISSSDGEKHDESLAIVPVQKVEVASSSITKLIKQLPEVKPGWPLLRHVDHSCESGRQVSSDRSLAKQISVVQWAMRLPSRSPSYPAALDCKSNTSDQSLGLDGENGAMVLVGSEPVPSPLSSDSDTETLPKELEGFHEKYSSTCRLFNYHELLTATSNFLPENLIGKGGSSQVFRGCLPDGKEVAVKILKTSEDVLKEFVMEVEIITSLSHKNIISLLGFCFENSKFLLVYDFLSRGCLEEILHGNRKNPNTFGWSERYKVAVGVAEALDYLHLDAQHIIHRDVKSSNILLSDDFEPQLSDFGLAKRASNSSHVTCTDVAGTFGYLAPEYFMYGKVNDKIDVYAYGVVLLELLSGRKPISTEYPKGQESLVMWARPILIDGKVSRLLDPTLGGNYNQDEMERVVLAASLCIRRAPRARPPMSLVLKLLQGDADVTKWARQQINALGDSNTLDDEVCPRSDIQSHLNLALLDVDDDSLSLSSIEHSISLEDYLQGRWSRSSSFD from the exons ATGACCATCTCAATTATCCGCAAAGCTCCGATCATCCTTTCAAGAATCCAAAAAAACATATTAA CTAGTTCTTACAATCCTGGCTCCATTTCGAATCACAAGATGAAATTTCTCCAAAATGGGGTCGCCCGCGAGTCTTTCCAGGTTGATTCCGGCCGAACTGTGCTGGTGGGCATGAAATTGGATTCCCATAGTAGAGAGTTGCTTACTTGGGCTTTGGTAAAGGTTGCTCAGCCTGGTGACCTTGTGATCGCTCTTCATGTTCTTGGCAACGATG AAATTGTGAATCAAGATGGAAAGTCTTCGCTTCTTTCTCTTGTAAAAGCGTTCGACTCTGTTCTGGCTGTGTATGAAGGTTTTTGTAACTTGAAGCAG GTGGATCTGAAACTCAAAATATGCAGAGGAGAATCAGCTAGAAAAATATTAGTTCGTGAAGCAAAATCGTATCGTGCTACTAACGTGATTGTTGGGACTGCTCGTAAGCACCACAAAATCCGTTCATCGACTTCCGTTGCCAAGTACTGCGCCAAAAAATTACCCAAAGATTTTTGGGTTCTCGCTGTTCATAATGGGAAAGTGATTTTCCAACGAGAGGGTTGTCCAGTGGCAACAGGGGACTGCCATG GAAATGAGGAACAACGCCATAGCAATTTACTTGCTGCAGTTTACGGATCGTTGGGTAGCTCTCCCAAAGTTCAAAGCGGTGAGAGTTTTGGTTCTCTGTTGGCGAGGGACAGAGATAATCTGGGAATTGGTAAGAATTCGGTTCAGGGATTTGAAAAAGCCATATTAGTTGGTACTGATAAACAGAACTGCTCAATTTGTGGATCGGAGTCGAGTTTTGTGGAACAATCAGCAGAGATATCTTCTAGTGATGGAGAAAAACATGATGAATCTCTGGCTATAGTTCCAGTACAAAAAGTTGAGGTAGCTTCGAGCTCGATTACTAAGTTGATCAAGCAATTGCCTGAAGTGAAACCAGGTTGGCCTCTTCTTAGACATGTTGATCACTCATGTGAATCGGGTCGGCAAGTTTCTTCCGATCGATCATTGGCCAAGCAAATCTCTGTAGTTCAGTGGGCAATGAGGTTACCTAGCCGGTCTCCTTCGTATCCTGCTGCTTTGGATTGCAAATCTAATACCTCTGATCAATCTTTGGGTCTTGATGGAGAAAATGGGGCAATGGTTCTGGTGGGTTCTGAACCAGTGCCTTCTCCACTTTCCTCCGACTCTGATACCGAAACCTTACCTAAAGAATTGGAAGGTTTCCATGAGAAATACTCATCAACTTGTAGATTATTTAATTATCATGAACTCCTTACAGCAACATCAAATTTCTTACCCG AAAATTTGATTGGGAAAGGAGGAAGCAGCCAGGTTTTTAGAGGCTGCCTTCCCGATGGCAAGGAGGTTGCTGTGAAGATCTTGAAGACATCAGAAGATGTTCTGAAGGAGTTCGTTATGGAAGTCGAGATCATTACCTCCTTAAGCCACAAGAATATTATTTCCCTTTTGGGATTTTGCTTTGAAAACAGCAAATTCTTGCTGGTTTATGATTTTTTATCAAGAGGATGTCTTGAAGAAATCCTTCACG GGAATAGAAAGAATCCAAATACATTTGGTTGGAGTGAAAGATACAAGGTAGCTGTTGGTGTAGCTGAGGCGTTGGATTATCTCCATCTAGATGCTCAGCATATAATCCATAGGGATGTTAAATCGTCAAACATTTTGTTATCTGACGATTTCGAACCGCAG TTGTCAGATTTTGGGCTGGCTAAACGAGCGTCAAACTCGTCGCATGTAACCTGTACAGATGTTGCAGGAACCTTCGG TTACCTGGCTCCTGAGTATTTCATGTACGGCAAGGTAAATGACAAGATTGATGTCTATGCCTATGGTGTGGTACTCCTTGAACTTCTTTCCGGGAGAAAACCGATAAGCACCGAGTATCCAAAAGGACAAGAAAGCCTGGTCATGTGG GCAAGGCCAATTTTAATCGATGGGAAGGTGTCTCGATTACTTGATCCTACCTTGGGAGGTAACTACAACCAGGATGAGATGGAGCGTGTGGTTCTTGCAGCAAGCCTTTGTATCAGACGTGCCCCACGAGCAAGACCTCCAATGAGCCTT GTTTTGAAACTTCTCCAAGGTGATGCAGACGTAACCAAATGGGCGAGGCAACAAATCAATGCTCTAGGGGATTCCAACACTCTAGATGATGAAGTATGTCCACGATCCGATATCCAATCACACCTCAACCTTGCACTGCTCGATGTCGATGATGACTCGCTCTCCTTGAGCAGCATTGAACATAGTATCTCATTAGAGGACTATTTACAAGGCAGATGGAGCCGTTCATCAAGTTTCGACTAA